Proteins encoded within one genomic window of Arachis ipaensis cultivar K30076 chromosome B08, Araip1.1, whole genome shotgun sequence:
- the LOC107611007 gene encoding uncharacterized protein LOC107611007: MVEKALCHLGASINLMSLTMMRRMKIEEAKPIRMALQLADRTFKFPHGIVEDLLVKVGDFIFPADFVVLDMEEEAKASIILGRPFLATAGAIIDVQKGELTLRLHDEKLVFNIFKAMSYPSESLRECMRVDVVDIAVQEIFEETTKEVAEEEFTKDIELA, translated from the exons ATGGTGGAGAAGGCCTTGTGTCACTTAGGGGCCAGTATCAACTTGATGTCTCTAACAATGATGAGaagaatgaagattgaggaagccaaaccaatAAGAATGGCCCTCCAATTGGCAGATCGAACTTTTAAATTCCCTCATGGGATAGTTGAGGATttgttggtgaaagtgggagattttatattccctgctgattttgtggtgTTAGATATGGAGGAAGAAGCCAAAGCTTCAATAATTCTGGGAAGACCCTTCctggctactgctggagccatcatagATGTACAAAAGGGTGAACTCACTCTTAGACTACATGATGAGAAATTGGTGTTTAACATATTCAAGGCAATGAGCTATCCATCAGAATCACTAAGGGAATGCATGAGGGTGGATGTAGTGGACATTGCAGTACAAGAAATCTTTGAGGAAACAACAAAGGAAGTGGCAGAGGAGGAGTTCACCAAGGACATAGAA CTAGCATAa